A stretch of the Hypomesus transpacificus isolate Combined female chromosome 12, fHypTra1, whole genome shotgun sequence genome encodes the following:
- the ahr2 gene encoding aryl hydrocarbon receptor 2 isoform X4 produces MALNGFILVVTAEGYVFYSSPTIQDYLGFHQSDVVHQSVFELIHTDDRAIFRRELHFALNPNQFEGEQGSEVATQDNSSEITSNIVSYNPDQLPPENSSFLERSFVCRFRCLLDNSSGFLALNFHGRLKYLQGQTKVSEDGTISHPQLALFVIATPLQPPSILEIRAKTLLFQTKHKLDFSPLGIDTRGKVVLGYSEIELCMRGSGYQFIHAADMMYCADNHVKMIKTGESGLTVFRLLTKGGTWVWVQANARLVYKNGRPDFIVARQRALTNEEGEEHLHVRRLQLPFNFATGEGVLYEVGPSLDIADIPTQCKAPKIRKVVEDLSLDPSSLLASLLHQDQSFYRQTSDPNSMSALNDVAFKDSHALTSVPGDTWQHPPAKPSALLKEEATLQDMMETLQQIIGDDSVCSTLDVDPVELKDWENTLLKVNTMNANSCELPDDFNEILSNDIFSYVEDHLLQVSGLQRPGELPSPGDLGNPLLEPLTCLPILDLQPPLLPGNQNFNWTMEPQSQFLGNRGPGPIGGTMKLTHIGPHVGSGALNGPLQPTATNSTFSLSLGGVDPRLNTPNSLGLKTQAGFNPALEGSCSRIQNTLMQSLQASQVQSSSPWLNGLGSGSLRQMQPGSQTTGRQLHPSAVTVPIQNFVQQGVPTQAMGFQNSGKQSNHLGPCQENQWMPSISKSAMLETYGQSISSQQDIIVDPLSRANCLQENVSLQTQNSLNQRHPWQQQREQQRQLQQPQQLPISLQNGHKAMDGRFNKVPEFQRDSLPGQVPQNSQHYQAMYQAQMHPSVAFTPLEDLGTQSMVPSNSCMFQSQPPVPVNKVHGSITGLGSLGPSCQRMKAPESQSSSQASCYFQRNPNPGGPAAETSAGPQEDTAINPLSCQLTPGLPTDSLLSQQHYLNCIPHTQIKSSPKEENGLFPLPTLPSQTTYFSENSQTNCGDF; encoded by the exons ATG GCCCTGAACGGCTTCATCCTAGTGGTCACGGCAGAGGGCTATGTCTTCTACTCCTCTCCCACCATCCAGGACTACCTCGGCTTCCACCAG TCGGACGTGGTCCACCAGAGTGTGTTTGAGCTGATCCACACGGACGACAGAGCCATATTCAGGAGGGAGCTGCACTTCGCCCTCAACCCCAATCAGTTTGAGGGGGAGCAGGGCTCCGAGG TAGCCACACAGGACAACAGCAGTGAAATCACCAGCAACATTGTGAGCTACAACCCTGACCAGCTTCCTCCTGAGAACTCCTCCTTCCTGGAGAGAAGCTTCGTCTGTCGCTTCCGCTGTCTCCTAGACAACTCCTCGGGATTCCTG GCCCTAAACTTCCATGGGCGTCTGAAGTACCTCCAAGGCCAGACCAAGGTGTCCGAGGACGGGACCATAAGCCACCCCCAGCTGGCCTTGTTTGTCATCGCCACCCcgctccagcccccctccatcCTGGAGATCCGGGCCAAGACTCTGCTCTTCCAGACCAAGCACAAGCTGGACTTCTCACCCTTGGGCATAGACACCAG GGGGAAGGTGGTCTTGGGCTACAGCGAGATCGAGCTGTGCATGCGTGGCTCAGGATACCAGTTCATCCACGCAGCTGACATGATGTACTGTGCAGACAACCATGTGAAAA TGATTAAGACAGGGGAAAGCGGCCTCACCGTGTTCCGGCTGCTGACCAAAGGGGGGACCTGGGTGTGGGTTCAGGCCAACGCCCGGCTGGTCTACAAGAACGGCAGGCCCGACTTCATAGTCGCACGACAGAGAGCTCTGAC aAATGAAGAAGGCGAGGAGCATCTCCATGTGAGACGACTGCAGCTGCCCTTTAACTTTGCCACGGGGGAGGGAGTTCTGTACGAGGTGGGCCCCTCCCTGGACATTGCAGACATCCCCACTCAGTGCAAAGCCCCCAAGATCAGGAAGGTGGTGGAGGACTTGTCCCTGGACCCCAGctctctcctggcctccctcctccaccaggaCCAGTCTTTCTACCGGCAAACCAGCGATCCCAACTCCATGTCTGCCCTCAACGACGTGGCCTTCAAAGACAGCCACGCTCTCACCAGCGTGCCCGGAGATACCTGGCAGCATCCGCCGGCCAAGCCCAGCGCCCTGCTGAAGGAGGAGGCCACCCTCCAGGACATGATGGAGACCCTGCAGCAGATCATCGGGGACGATAGCGTGTGCTCCACCTTGGACGTGGACCCCGTGGAGCTGAAGGACTGGGAGAACACCCTGCTGAAGGTGAACACCATGAACGCCAACAGCTGTGAACTCCCCGACGACTTCAACGAAATCCTCAGCAATGACATCTTTTCCTACGTGGAGGAtcacctcctccaggtgagtGGTCTTCAAAGACCTGGCGAGCTCCCCTCTCCAGGGGACCTTGGTAACCCTCTCCTGGAGCCCCTAACCTGCCTCCCTATCCTGGATCTGCAGCCCCCACTGCTACCTGGGAACCAGAACTTCAACTGGACCATGGAGCCACAGAGCCAGTTCCTGGGGAACAGAGGGCCTGGTCCTATTGGGGGCACGATGAAGCTGACGCACATAGGTCCCCATGTGGGCTCTGGAGCTCTGAACGGCCCCCTTCAGCCGACAGCCACAAACAGCACTTTCTCCCTGTCACTGGGAGGAGTTGACCCTCGGCTCAACACTCCTAACAGCTTGGGGCTGAAGACCCAAGCAGGGTTCAACCCTGCCCTGGAGGGGTCATGTTCCCGGATCCAAAACACACTTATGCAGAGCCTCCAGGCCTCCCAGGTTCAGTCCAGCTCTCCGTGGCTGAACGGTCTCGGTTCTGGTTCTCTGAGGCAGATGCAGCCAGGCTCTCAAACCACTGGTAGGCAGCTCCACCCGAGCGCAGTGACTGTTCCAATTCAGAACTTTGTGCAGCAGGGAGTACCTACTCAAGCAATGGGCTTTCAGAACTCTGGGAAGCAATCAAACCACCTTGGCCCCTGTCAGGAAAACCAGTGGATGCCATCTATCTCCAAATCAGCCATGTTGGAAACGTATGGCCAGAGTATTTCAAGTCAGCAGGATATCATTGTCGATCCTTTATCCAGAGCTAACTGCTTACAAGAAAACGTTTCCCTTCAGACCCAGAACAGCTTGAATCAAAGACATCCTTGGCAGCAACAGCGAGAACAACAACGACAGCTGCAGCAGCCACAGCAGCTGCCCATATCGTTACAAAACGGACACAAAGCCATGGACGGACGTTTTAACAAGGTGCCTGAATTCCAAAGAGACTCTCTTCCGGGACAGGTTCCCCAGAACTCTCAGCACTACCAGGCCATGTACCAGGCTCAAATGCACCCCAGTGTGGCTTTCACTCCTCTTGAAGATTTAGGGACCCAGTCTATGGTTCCTTCCAACAGCTGTATGTTCCAGAGCCAGCCCCCAGTCCCTGTCAACAAAGTGCACGGAAGCATCACAGGCCTGGGCTCCTTGGGCCCTTCCTGTCAGAGGATGAAGGCCCCCGAAAGCCAGAGCTCCTCTCAGGCATCCTGTTACTTCCAGAGGAACCCCAACCCTGGTGGTCCTGCAGCGGAAACGTCCGCCGGCCCTCAGGAAGACACCGCCATCAACCCCCTGTCCTGTCAGCTGACACCAGGTCTCCCCACCGACAGCCTGCTGTCTCAGCAGCACTACCTCAACTGCATCccgcacacacag ATCAAGAGTAGTCCAAAGGAGGAAAATGGGTTGTTTCCCCTTCCAACTTTGCCAAGTCAAACTACATATTTCTCAGAGAACAGTCAAACAAACTGCGGTGACTTCTAG